One Bacteroidota bacterium DNA window includes the following coding sequences:
- a CDS encoding 4Fe-4S dicluster domain-containing protein, producing MKSNTNDLLTRGLEIKLEADLDKDFGKKIAKIAHGEKLFGCIQCGNCSAACPLSVWMDYTPRKIIAMVRAGFRDEVLSNRTIWLCASCYQCTVECPKGIKITDVMYALKREAIVNKIYPKNFPVPILAKAFFNEVKRTGRINEATLLLSYYWRYNIFKMLSYSTLGLKLFLKGRLSIFERGMKNKRDFKKLLHEEA from the coding sequence ATGAAATCAAACACAAATGACTTATTGACACGGGGACTTGAGATCAAACTCGAAGCCGATCTGGATAAAGACTTTGGGAAAAAGATCGCAAAAATCGCGCATGGTGAAAAGCTCTTCGGATGTATACAGTGTGGGAACTGTAGTGCTGCTTGCCCCTTGAGCGTATGGATGGATTATACGCCGCGCAAGATCATAGCTATGGTCAGAGCAGGCTTCAGGGATGAAGTCCTGTCGAACCGCACCATCTGGCTTTGTGCCTCATGCTACCAGTGCACAGTGGAATGCCCTAAAGGCATTAAAATAACGGACGTTATGTACGCCCTCAAACGCGAAGCCATTGTCAATAAGATCTATCCCAAGAACTTCCCTGTACCCATTCTTGCGAAGGCCTTCTTCAACGAAGTGAAAAGAACAGGCAGGATCAATGAAGCCACACTGCTGCTGAGTTATTACTGGCGATATAATATCTTTAAAATGCTGTCATACTCTACCCTTGGGCTGAAACTATTTCTAAAGGGCCGGCTTTCCATTTTTGAACGTGGCATGAAGAATAAAAGGGATTTCAAAAAATTGCTTCACGAAGAAGCTTAA
- a CDS encoding CoB--CoM heterodisulfide reductase iron-sulfur subunit B family protein — MKYVYFPGCSLKSSGMQYEKSLLSVFKKLNVTVEEIEDWNCCGATNYMSINETYAIGITARNLALAEKQGGDEIIAPCAACYMGLLKTQNYVSSDPEIRQNVCKELTKTGLSCQFKIKIRHPLDLLVNIIGIDAIKNAVTNPLKGLKVANYYGCQLIRPISTFDDVYNPQTMDKIAKALGAQTIDWPLKTRCCSGSMTSTMPDIGARMNFEILKDAKSRGAEVVLTACPLCQFNLECFQGKISRQFRENIKMPVMYFTQLMGIAFGIKEKELGLHQMLSPALELSL; from the coding sequence ATGAAATATGTATATTTTCCAGGATGTTCATTAAAATCATCCGGCATGCAGTATGAAAAATCTCTTCTGTCGGTTTTTAAAAAACTGAATGTCACGGTTGAAGAGATTGAAGACTGGAACTGCTGTGGTGCGACCAACTATATGTCGATCAATGAGACTTACGCTATCGGCATCACCGCCCGTAACCTGGCGCTTGCCGAAAAGCAGGGAGGCGACGAGATCATCGCACCCTGTGCTGCCTGCTACATGGGGCTGTTGAAAACCCAGAATTATGTCTCCAGTGACCCTGAGATCAGGCAAAATGTCTGTAAGGAACTCACGAAAACAGGTCTTTCCTGCCAGTTCAAGATAAAAATCCGTCACCCGCTTGATCTTCTTGTCAATATTATAGGCATTGATGCCATAAAGAACGCCGTGACTAATCCCCTGAAGGGATTAAAGGTAGCCAACTATTATGGGTGCCAGCTCATACGGCCGATATCCACCTTTGATGATGTTTATAATCCGCAGACCATGGACAAGATCGCCAAAGCCCTCGGCGCTCAAACCATCGACTGGCCGCTGAAGACAAGGTGTTGCAGTGGCAGTATGACCAGCACCATGCCGGATATCGGAGCACGGATGAACTTTGAGATACTGAAAGATGCCAAATCCAGGGGAGCTGAGGTCGTATTGACGGCTTGCCCGTTATGCCAGTTCAACCTCGAATGCTTCCAGGGCAAAATATCACGACAATTCCGTGAGAATATTAAAATGCCTGTCATGTATTTCACGCAGCTCATGGGAATAGCTTTTGGCATTAAGGAAAAAGAGCTTGGGCTGCACCAGATGCTATCACCTGCTCTCGAGCTGTCGTTATAA
- a CDS encoding CoB--CoM heterodisulfide reductase iron-sulfur subunit A family protein, with protein MIKKNDEIKIGFYICHCGHNIAGTVDVVAVTEYAARLPYVTVSRDYKYMCSDPGQELIQKDIKEFNLNRIVVASCSPLLHENTFRTATAKAGLNQFYMQMVNIRENDSWVHTDKDMATLKAKDLVRAAIHRVAYHKALEKKSVPVNPDVMILGGGISGITAALTLANAGKKVYLVEKEPTIGGYMAKFDKTFPTLDCAACILTPKMSAVKNHPNITLWSYSEVSNVEGYVGNYKVTVTRKPRYIIEDQCVGCLACIDACIFKEAKFKDEFNEGLSKRKPVYIPFPQATPLVVLIDPATCIHFKTGKCPQSCAKACDRNAFDFNQKPEVKEVEVGTIILSTGFQPFDPHKAPYYGYGKYPNVYTSLEIERLVNASGPTDGHVVTRDGKEPKSIGIIHCVGSRDEKTNKWCSRVCCMYSLKLAHLLKEHSGAEIYNFYIDMRTPGKGYEEFYDKLLNEDVHFIRGRVAEVSDWAISKDEEGKLLIRVEDTMIGVVRRIPVDMVVLAVGLEPGKDAQDIRRIFNISCSNEGFFLERHPKLAPVHTFTDGIFIAGACQGPKDIPDSVAQAGAAAAEALALIDAGHVELEPNTAYIIEERCCGCQVCINMCPYKAITFNAEKSKSSINEALCKGCGTCVASCGSGAIFQNLFDDEEILSEIHGVLVE; from the coding sequence ATGATAAAAAAGAATGATGAAATAAAAATAGGTTTTTATATCTGTCATTGCGGGCACAATATTGCAGGTACCGTTGATGTGGTTGCGGTGACCGAATATGCGGCCCGACTCCCCTATGTCACGGTTTCAAGAGACTATAAATACATGTGTTCCGATCCAGGCCAGGAACTGATTCAGAAAGATATAAAGGAATTTAACCTGAACCGGATCGTGGTAGCCTCATGTTCCCCACTGCTTCATGAAAATACATTCCGCACAGCTACTGCCAAAGCAGGATTGAACCAGTTCTACATGCAGATGGTCAATATCCGTGAGAACGATTCATGGGTGCATACCGACAAAGATATGGCCACACTGAAAGCCAAAGATCTTGTCCGTGCAGCTATTCACCGAGTGGCATATCATAAAGCCCTGGAAAAGAAAAGTGTTCCGGTAAATCCTGATGTGATGATCCTTGGCGGAGGTATATCAGGCATAACTGCCGCCCTTACGCTGGCCAACGCAGGAAAAAAAGTGTACCTGGTCGAAAAGGAACCGACCATTGGCGGGTATATGGCCAAGTTTGACAAAACCTTTCCAACTCTCGATTGTGCAGCATGTATCCTCACTCCAAAAATGTCGGCTGTTAAAAACCATCCCAACATCACATTGTGGTCCTATTCTGAGGTTAGCAATGTTGAAGGATATGTAGGGAATTATAAGGTTACCGTCACCCGAAAACCACGATACATTATTGAAGATCAGTGCGTTGGATGTCTGGCTTGTATTGATGCATGTATCTTTAAGGAAGCAAAATTCAAAGATGAGTTCAATGAAGGTTTGAGCAAACGGAAGCCTGTTTATATTCCATTTCCTCAGGCTACACCACTGGTAGTGCTGATCGACCCGGCTACTTGTATTCATTTTAAAACGGGTAAATGTCCTCAGTCATGTGCAAAGGCCTGCGACAGAAATGCATTTGATTTCAACCAGAAACCTGAAGTTAAAGAGGTTGAAGTAGGAACCATTATCCTGTCAACCGGTTTCCAGCCTTTCGACCCTCACAAGGCACCCTACTATGGTTATGGAAAATATCCAAATGTCTATACTTCTCTTGAGATCGAACGCCTTGTGAATGCATCGGGACCGACGGATGGTCATGTGGTAACCAGGGATGGCAAGGAGCCGAAGAGCATCGGTATCATTCATTGTGTTGGTTCGAGGGATGAAAAGACCAATAAATGGTGTTCAAGGGTATGTTGCATGTACTCGTTAAAACTGGCACATTTGCTAAAGGAACACTCCGGTGCCGAGATATATAATTTCTACATCGATATGCGTACACCCGGTAAAGGCTATGAGGAATTCTATGATAAGTTACTGAATGAAGACGTCCATTTCATCCGTGGACGCGTTGCTGAGGTATCGGACTGGGCTATCAGCAAAGATGAAGAAGGCAAGCTCTTGATCCGCGTTGAAGACACCATGATTGGCGTCGTCCGCAGGATACCCGTTGACATGGTTGTGCTGGCCGTCGGCCTTGAGCCAGGCAAAGATGCACAGGATATCCGCCGGATATTCAACATATCCTGTTCCAACGAAGGATTCTTCCTGGAGCGTCATCCCAAGCTGGCACCTGTGCATACGTTCACCGATGGTATCTTCATTGCAGGCGCCTGCCAGGGTCCCAAGGACATTCCTGACAGTGTCGCCCAGGCAGGTGCGGCCGCCGCAGAAGCTCTCGCTCTCATTGATGCAGGTCATGTAGAGCTGGAGCCCAATACGGCTTATATCATTGAAGAACGCTGCTGTGGCTGCCAGGTATGCATCAACATGTGCCCCTATAAAGCTATCACATTCAACGCTGAAAAAAGCAAGTCGTCTATCAATGAGGCGTTGTGTAAAGGGTGTGGCACCTGCGTCGCCTCCTGCGGATCAGGGGCTATTTTCCAGAACCTCTTCGACGACGAGGAAATATTAAGCGAAATACATGGAGTATTGGTTGAATAA